The Hymenobacter sp. DG25A nucleotide sequence AGTGGTTTTTGTGCTTTCAACTCAAATTCTACTTTATAACTCAATAAGACAAAGCTAGTACCTGCAGGCAAGCTTCGCGCCATAAAAAAACCGGCAGTACTGAGTTTAGTTTACGAACGCCCCAGCAGAGCGTCCAGCGTTCCGCTTGCTACCGAGTGATAGTTGGGACGGGCCTGTGTGTATACGGCCTGGGCCCGCTCATGACCATCGGTAGTGGCTAAAAGTGCTTTGTAGAGAGGCACCAGAAATTTGCGCCGCCCTACGCGGATAAGAAAAGCTTCCAGTGCGGCATCAGCGGGGTGGTAGCCGGCAGCCAGCGTGTGCGGAAACCAGGCGGCCAGAATTTCAGAGTTACCCGAATGAGTAAGCTGGAAGGCCACATCCAGCTCAGCCAGCCTGGCGGAAGGCAACGGGTCAGGCAGGCCCTGCAGGAAATGGACCCACTCGTGGCTGCTCCAGTCCGTTGTGGAGAGCAGGGTGGCTGGCGTACCGTCCAGCCAGTCCTGACGGGCCTGCTCTACCAGGGAAAAACGCTCCGAGGTAACAGGCGGAGCCACGGCCGGAATGCCGGGGGAATCAATCCAGGCAGAAAGCTGGAGTTTTTCTTCCAGCCCCGGAAACTTGTCCAGCAGCTCGCGCCGCAGATATGCCAGAAACGAGGCGGTGTCCATAGACTGAAAGCGGTGCCGAGAGAAGTACTCCTTAATAAAGGCATCCAGCTCATCGCGCCCCACCAGGTGCTCCAGGGTGAGGAGGAGGTAGTCGCCTTTCTCGTAGGCAATTTCATTCAGCCCTTCGTCGGGGTCACGGCCGGCCAGGTTCAGGTGCAGATGCGTGTCGGCACTGGCCGGGCCTAATTCCGTTAGGGTATGCAGCAGGGCGGTATGTCCCAGTACCTGCAGCATGTCGGCGTAGGGGCGGCCGTAGAGCTTTTCCATGATGCGCCGCTCAAAGTATACGGTAAAGCCTTCGTTCAGCCAAAAGTCGTTCCAGGTAGCATTCGTCACCAGGTTGCCCGACCAGGAGTGGGCCAGCTCATGGGCCACCAGACTGGTCAGGCTTCGGTCGCCGGCCAGAATAGTGGGCGTTACAAATGTTAAACGGGGGTTTTCCATGCCGCCAAAGGGGAAGCTGGGCGGCAGCACCAGCAAATCGTATCGTTCCCACTGATAAGGCCCGTACAGCTCTTCGGCGGCCGTCACCATTTTTTCCAGGTCAGCAAACTCACTGGTAGCAGTAGGCAGCGTTACCGGTTCCGCATAAATGCCGGTGCGCCCACTCAGAGGCGTAAAAGCCAAATCCCCCACGGCCAGAGCCATGAGATAGGCCGGAATGGGTTGCGCCATCCGAAAATGGTATTCGCCCAGGGCGTTGCGCATCTGCGGATTCTCGGCACTCATTAAGGCCAGCAGGTGGGAGGGCACGCGCACGGTGGCTTCGTAGGTGAAGCGCACCCCGGGGGAGTCCTGACACGGTAGCCACGTGCGGGCCAGAATAGCCTGCGACTGGGTAAACAAAAAGGGGTGCTGATGTCCGGCCGTCTGCTCCGGCGTGAGCCACTGCAGGGCCGAGGCCTCGGGCGCAGTGCGGTAGCGGATGGTCACCTGGCGGGTACCGGCCGGCAGCGCTATGCGGAGCGACTGCCCCAGGATGGCGTCAGGCTGGCCCAGCTCCCAGGTCGTCGGGGTTTCGTGGTCCTGGTCGCCCACGCTGATAGCATCTATCTGCAGGTCGCGGGAATCCAGCCACAACTCGGTGGCTTCGGTGAGGTGTTGCAGCTGCCAGGTAGCTACCCCGGAAAGAATATGGCTACGGAAATCAACACTCAGATCAAGCACCAGGTGGCGCACGCTAACCTCCTTAGGTCGGGCATAGCTGTGCGGATCGGCAGGCAGAGACAGGGCAGCGGAAGTAGGCATCGGGGACCAGCAGAAAGAGAGTGGACGAAAAGGGTAGGACGTAAATATAGCCAATACGCTACGTGTCCCGGGCAGTTGAAATAGGTTACTCGGGTATCTTCAAAAGCATTAACTTGCGGCATGGCGTAGCGTGACCCCAGCCAAGGGAAGCACAACCTTGCCCGGTTGTTTAAAGTAGAACGACCGACCAGCAAAGCAGGAGCTTTTGATCTGCCTGGTCTTTCACCGTTCTATTGGCTTCTGAGCCGCTACCCTGTTCCTGACATGAAATTACCGTTTGCATCATCTTTCTTTTCCACTTTTCTGCTCTGGGTGCTCAGCCTGTCGCTTTTAGCGTCGACGGCGGCCTGCAGTGATGATCAGAAAAGTAAAATCCAGAATGCCCTGCCCGGCATGATTTCCAAGCCCGGCGGACCGCAGCCTAAGCTGGATAGCGTATATGTGGTTCGCCAGATGCTGGCCGAGCCGGCTTTCAAGGACCAGCTGGAATGGGCCAAGAAATTTTACCGGGAGCGTGATTTTCGCTTAGGTTGGTTTCGTAACCACGAGCTGGTTCCGCAGGCGCAGACCATGCTCTCTGTCCTCGATAAAGCAGCCGAAGAAGGCCTGGACCCCAAGGATTACAAAGTTAAAGACTTCAATAAGCTGTTTGCAGAGCTTGAAAAAGCCCAGCAGGATACTACCCGGCGCAATGCGCTGGAGAAGGAAATTGACGTAGCCTTATCCGGCACCTATTTTAACTATGCCTCTGATTTCTACCGGGGTACGGTTGATCCGCGCAAGACGAAAGGGGTTGACTGGCGGGTGAAGCGCAACAAAATAAAGTTGCACAAAGCCCTGCTGACCATCCTGAAGGAGCGCGAAAGTACGTACCCGTACTACGAGTTTGAACCCTTGCACCCTGAGTACGACCGGCTGAAAAAAGCCCTGGCTGATTACCGGGCCCTGCAACGGAATGGCGGTTGGGTAAAGCTCCCAACCACCTTGAAGCTGAAGCCTGGCGATGCCTCGGCCAGCGTACCCTTGCTGCGCCAGCGGCTGCTGAACGAGCCGGCCTCGGCGGGTACTCCCGTTGTGCCGGTTTCCAATGGCGGCCCCAATGCCCCGGCGGCCCCGGCTCCTAAGTATGATGGTGAGTTGGTGAATGCCGTGAAAGAGTTTCAGGAACTCAACGGCCTGCGCCCCGACGGGGTAGTGGGCGGCGAGACGCTTAAGCAGCTTAACATTCCTTTGGAAGACCGGATTCAGCAGATCATGCTCAATATGGAGCGGTGGCGCTGGGTGCCCAAGCGCTTCGAGGCCGACTATCTTCTGGTGAATATTCCGGACTACAAACTGCACGTTATCGAGAACAATAAAGAGGTTTTCGATATGCGCGTGATTGTGGGCAAGACTCTGAACGCAACGCCCGTGTTCAGCGACAAAATGGAATTTGTAGTGCTGGCGCCTTATTGGAATGTGCCTTACAGTATCATCGATAAGGAGCTGCGCCCCAAGCTGGCGGCCGATCCTTACAGCACCCTGGACCGCCTGGATATGGAAGTGGTAAAAGGCTCGGGGGCCAAGGCCACCCCAATAGATCCGGGTACCATTGACTGGGCTAACCTCACGGAAAAAACCTGGCGCTATACGCTGCGCCGTCGCCCCGGCCCGAAGAATGATCTGGGCAATGTGAAGTTCATCTTCCCGAACTCAAACGACATCTACCTCCATGATACGCCTCATGATGAGCTCTTCAACCAGACCAAACGGGGCTTTAGCCACGGCTGTGTACGGGTAGAGGACCCCATCCGCCTGGCTACTTATTTGCTGCGCAACAAGAGCGGTTGGGACGAGTCGAATATCATGAGTACTATCTCTCAGGGCCAAGAAAAATATGTGACCCTGCCGGAAAAACTACCGGTATATCTGGTGTACTTCACCTCATGGGTAGACGAAGCAGGGAAGGTGCATTTCCGCGACGATATCTACGGACACGATAAATCTCTGGCCCGCGAATACTTTGATTAACGAGTAGTTCCGCTAAACCGGGCCACCAGTGTTTAGCCTCTTGCTCACACATAAAAGCCGGCTCTGCCTTTACGGGTAGAGCCGGCTTTTGCGTTTTGGTTGTTTTTGGAAGCTAAGGGGTAAGCAGTAAGAAGGTATAGGAGCAGGACGAAGCCCTGGAATAAACAGCTTACGAAAGCACGAACGACAAGCGAAGCTTCTGCTTTCTTTTGCTACGAGGTGGAAAAGAGGCTGTAATAGGTAGGAGGGGTAGTATGATTACATATGTAATACAAATGTAAACTGAGTAACTGTCGATTTACTATTGTTAATATTGATCGAGATAAGTTACATAAGTAACTAAAAGGCGAAAACTGATCAGATTATTTGAATTACACGGTATATCCTACATTTGTAATCAAAGCCGTTAGCTATTCCTCAGAACTATGGTAGAGCGTATTAGAACCCTGCTGGCCACACGCCAGCTTACACCTACCCAGTTTGCTGATGCTATTGGAGTAGGGCGGCCTATTATCAGTCATATTCTGAGTGGCCGGAACAAGCCCAGCCTGGAAGTAGTGCAGAAAATACTCACTGCCTTTCCTGATTTAAGCGTTTCCTGGCTTCTTTCAGGGCAAGGAGAGATGCAGAGCCTGCCTACACCCCCTAATCCATACACTGAGCCGAAAACAGAGCAAAAAACGGTAGTGAAGGAGAGACTGCCTAAGCGCCCACAACCCCGGCCCTCCTTATTTGAGGAAGAACAGCCTGTAGTGAGCAGTTCCGCAGCGCCCATAGCAGCCAGACAACCGGCTCCGGAAACAGTTCCCCTTAGTGCTGCAACTCCTGTGGCTACCTCTTTTCCGGTTACCCCTTTACCTACAACACAAGCACCACATGTTCCAGAAAATGCATCGACATTTCTGAGCAGCCTGGCTGAACCTGGCAAAGCCATCAGGCGCATCGTCATCTTTTATCAGGACGGAACGTTCTCGGCGTATCAGCCAGAGTAATAAGCTGATTGCTGCCATTGGCTTAGCAGATGATAGAAGGATTTTTTTAGTATTTCCTCCCAAGCATTGCAACAGGTGCAATTTGGCAGAGTGGTAGTAGCGCCTCTTGACTGCAAAGAAAGAATACGATTTTCAGGCCCGTTTTATAGGCCGATGAGCGACCGACTGTATAATAATAATCATAGGTTATAGTTGCGAAAGTAAGGAGTTTGTATATATATAAAATGATGGTTATAATATAATATATATCAATGATTTATGTGGTTTTTATTGAACCATTGATAATGGCTATATACGGGCAATATTATAGTGTTTATTGCAAGGAATAATTTTATTCAGGTGAGCTAATGCGTCTATTATATAGATATGGCGCAATACTAATAGGGTTAACTAAGCC carries:
- a CDS encoding murein L,D-transpeptidase; the protein is MKLPFASSFFSTFLLWVLSLSLLASTAACSDDQKSKIQNALPGMISKPGGPQPKLDSVYVVRQMLAEPAFKDQLEWAKKFYRERDFRLGWFRNHELVPQAQTMLSVLDKAAEEGLDPKDYKVKDFNKLFAELEKAQQDTTRRNALEKEIDVALSGTYFNYASDFYRGTVDPRKTKGVDWRVKRNKIKLHKALLTILKERESTYPYYEFEPLHPEYDRLKKALADYRALQRNGGWVKLPTTLKLKPGDASASVPLLRQRLLNEPASAGTPVVPVSNGGPNAPAAPAPKYDGELVNAVKEFQELNGLRPDGVVGGETLKQLNIPLEDRIQQIMLNMERWRWVPKRFEADYLLVNIPDYKLHVIENNKEVFDMRVIVGKTLNATPVFSDKMEFVVLAPYWNVPYSIIDKELRPKLAADPYSTLDRLDMEVVKGSGAKATPIDPGTIDWANLTEKTWRYTLRRRPGPKNDLGNVKFIFPNSNDIYLHDTPHDELFNQTKRGFSHGCVRVEDPIRLATYLLRNKSGWDESNIMSTISQGQEKYVTLPEKLPVYLVYFTSWVDEAGKVHFRDDIYGHDKSLAREYFD
- a CDS encoding M1 family metallopeptidase, with protein sequence MPTSAALSLPADPHSYARPKEVSVRHLVLDLSVDFRSHILSGVATWQLQHLTEATELWLDSRDLQIDAISVGDQDHETPTTWELGQPDAILGQSLRIALPAGTRQVTIRYRTAPEASALQWLTPEQTAGHQHPFLFTQSQAILARTWLPCQDSPGVRFTYEATVRVPSHLLALMSAENPQMRNALGEYHFRMAQPIPAYLMALAVGDLAFTPLSGRTGIYAEPVTLPTATSEFADLEKMVTAAEELYGPYQWERYDLLVLPPSFPFGGMENPRLTFVTPTILAGDRSLTSLVAHELAHSWSGNLVTNATWNDFWLNEGFTVYFERRIMEKLYGRPYADMLQVLGHTALLHTLTELGPASADTHLHLNLAGRDPDEGLNEIAYEKGDYLLLTLEHLVGRDELDAFIKEYFSRHRFQSMDTASFLAYLRRELLDKFPGLEEKLQLSAWIDSPGIPAVAPPVTSERFSLVEQARQDWLDGTPATLLSTTDWSSHEWVHFLQGLPDPLPSARLAELDVAFQLTHSGNSEILAAWFPHTLAAGYHPADAALEAFLIRVGRRKFLVPLYKALLATTDGHERAQAVYTQARPNYHSVASGTLDALLGRS
- a CDS encoding helix-turn-helix domain-containing protein — encoded protein: MVERIRTLLATRQLTPTQFADAIGVGRPIISHILSGRNKPSLEVVQKILTAFPDLSVSWLLSGQGEMQSLPTPPNPYTEPKTEQKTVVKERLPKRPQPRPSLFEEEQPVVSSSAAPIAARQPAPETVPLSAATPVATSFPVTPLPTTQAPHVPENASTFLSSLAEPGKAIRRIVIFYQDGTFSAYQPE